From one Papilio machaon chromosome 16, ilPapMach1.1, whole genome shotgun sequence genomic stretch:
- the LOC106711173 gene encoding farnesyl pyrophosphate synthase-like has protein sequence MLRRSLYSCMCTRNYANQATFQKKQSPLMKRIVNEFDNYVPKVVDESLAKMTYVNMSEMKDRIKKASEYYTIGRNPVQGEFMLSAYESMNKDLKITDELVHQLQVVVTTVEMLQSYFYFWDDLEDESETRLNKPCWHLVDNIGMMAFNDACILRSFIDEVLRQNFNLEMRDKIMNVYHQVYFNSSMGQHFDAEVSRSKNYDNYTMETYDMICVLKSSAYAIKSPLLLALVLSNKLNKESIDIVENLSADIGILIQCHNDVIDYYNTKGNVTGKSGSDIQLGKCSWVAAAVLRNCNAAQRRIFNENYGNTDPEKVNRILQLYEEINVEKLYKQEEQRRFDVFNKKITTLPKNATPSAEFFKSFYNLVQYYTQDVSSFMYDK, from the exons ATGTTGCGAAGATCCTTATACTCGTGCATGTGTACAAGAAATTATGCGAATCA aGCAACTTTTCAAAAGAAACAAAGTCCTTTAATGAAAAGGATTGTAAATGAGTTTGATAATTATGTTCCAAAGGTAGTTGATGAAAGTTTAGCGAAAATGACCTATGTAAATATGTCAGAGATGAAAGACAGAATTAAAAAG GCATCAGAATATTACACAATCGGAAGAAATCCAGTGCAAGGTGAATTCATGTTGTCCGCTTATGAGTCAATGAACAAGGACTTGAAGATAACGGATGAATTGGTACATCAGTTGCAAGTGGTTGTTACGACCGTCGAGATG CTGCAATCGTATTTCTACTTTTGGGACGACTTAGAAGACGAATCTGAAACCCGTCTAAACAAACCTTGTTGGCATTTGGTAGATAACATCGGTATGATGGCTTTTAATGATGCCTGTATCCTGAGAAGTTTCATCGATGAGGTGCTGagacaaaattttaacttgGAAATGCGTGACAAAATTATGAATGTTTATCATCAA GTATATTTTAACTCATCTATGGGTCAACATTTTGACGCTGAAGTATCAAGGTCCAAAAACTATGACAATTACACAATGGAAACATATGATATGATTTGTGTATTAAAATCTTCTGCCTATGCAATTAAGTCACCACTTCTGTTAGCATTAGTTctaagtaacaaattaaataaagagtCTATTGATATTGTTGAAAATCTATCCGCCGATATTGGTATATTAATTCAATGTCAT AACGATGTGATTGACTACTACAACACTAAAGGTAATGTCACCGGAAAAAGTGGATCAGATATTCAGTTGGGCAAATGCTCGTGGGTGGCTGCCGCGGTTCTAAGGAACTGCAACGCTGCTCAGCGGcgcatttttaatgaaaactaCGGCAATACGGATCCAGAGAAAGTAAATCGTATTCTTCAATTATACGAAGAGATAAACGTTGAAAAGCTTTACAAGCAAGAAGAACAGAGACGTTTCgacgtttttaataaaaaaataaccacgTTGCCAAAGAACGCCACACCATCTGCCGAATTCTTTAAGAGTTTCTATAATTTAGTTCAATATTATACCCAAGACGTTTCATCTTTTATGTacgacaaataa